A stretch of the Capsicum annuum cultivar UCD-10X-F1 chromosome 8, UCD10Xv1.1, whole genome shotgun sequence genome encodes the following:
- the LOC124886518 gene encoding phosphatidylinositol-glycan biosynthesis class F protein-like: MAVPESYPRNNQTHHHSLHWSQTLKLHGFRIHIVLSVMLVWQYLPAVCVFGSSWTDWHKIFARTKANESTDYMISLPTHGVVSGVWFGAWPMALDWESPWQVCYLIAKDSKFTI; the protein is encoded by the exons ATGGCCGTACCAGAAAGCTATCCCCGGAACAACCAGACCCACCACCATTCACTGCATTGGTCCCAAACTCTCAAACTTCATG GATTCCGGATTCATATTGTGCTTTCAGTAATGTTGGTTTGGCAGTATTTACCAGCGGTTTGTGTTTTTGGCTCATCATGGACTGATTGGCACAAAATATTTGCTAGAACAAA GGCAAATGAGTCTACAGACTATATGATCAGTCTACCTACTCATGGAGTTGTTAGTGGAGTGTGGTTTGGTGCTTGGCCAATGGCACTTGATTGGGAAAGCCCATGGCAGGTATGCTACCTGATTGCCAAGGATTCAAAGTTCACAATATAG